From Streptomyces sp. CMB-StM0423, a single genomic window includes:
- the serS gene encoding serine--tRNA ligase, translating to MIDLRLLREDPDRVRASQRARGEDVGLVDALLSADERRRSSSTRFDELRAEQKQLGKLIPRAQGEEKQELLRRTGELSAAVKAADAAQDEAAAETQALLLRLANVVHPDVPVGGEDDFTLLETVGTPRDFAAEGFEPRDHLELGRILGAIDTERAAKVSGSRFYYLTGVGALLELALVNAAIAQATAAGFTPMLTPALVKPRAMEGTGFLGQAAEDVYYLERDDFYLVGTSEVTLAAYHMDEIIEADRLPLRYAGFSPCFRREAGSHGKDTRGIIRVHQFDKVEMFSYVAPEDAAAEHARLLDWEKQWLSALGLAYRVIDVASGDLGASAARKYDCEAWIPTQGKYRELTSTSDCGEFQARRLSVRMRDGQGQKKAARPLATLNGTLCAVPRTIVAILETHQQPDGSVVVPEVLRPYLGGRDLLEPVAK from the coding sequence GTGATTGACCTTCGCCTGCTCCGTGAGGACCCCGACCGAGTGCGCGCGTCGCAGCGCGCCCGTGGAGAGGATGTCGGCCTCGTCGACGCGCTGCTCTCCGCCGACGAGCGGCGCAGGTCGTCCAGTACGCGCTTCGACGAGCTGCGGGCCGAGCAGAAGCAGCTCGGCAAGCTGATCCCGCGCGCGCAGGGCGAGGAGAAGCAGGAGCTGCTGCGGCGCACCGGTGAGCTGTCCGCCGCCGTCAAGGCCGCCGACGCCGCGCAGGACGAGGCCGCCGCCGAGACGCAGGCCCTGCTGCTGCGCCTGGCGAACGTGGTGCATCCCGACGTGCCCGTGGGCGGCGAGGACGACTTCACGCTGCTGGAGACCGTCGGCACCCCGCGCGACTTCGCCGCCGAGGGCTTCGAGCCGCGCGACCACCTGGAGCTGGGCCGCATCCTCGGCGCCATCGACACCGAGCGCGCCGCGAAGGTCTCCGGCTCGCGGTTCTACTACCTGACGGGCGTCGGCGCCCTGCTGGAGCTGGCGCTGGTCAACGCGGCGATCGCGCAGGCCACCGCCGCCGGCTTCACCCCGATGCTCACGCCCGCGCTGGTCAAGCCGCGCGCCATGGAGGGCACGGGCTTCCTCGGCCAGGCCGCCGAGGACGTGTACTACCTGGAGCGCGACGACTTCTACCTCGTCGGCACCTCGGAGGTCACGCTCGCGGCGTACCACATGGACGAGATCATCGAGGCCGACCGGCTGCCCCTGCGGTACGCGGGGTTCTCGCCCTGCTTCCGCCGCGAGGCGGGCTCGCACGGCAAGGACACCCGCGGCATCATCCGGGTGCACCAGTTCGACAAGGTCGAGATGTTCTCGTACGTGGCCCCGGAGGACGCGGCGGCGGAGCACGCGCGGCTGCTGGACTGGGAGAAGCAGTGGCTGTCGGCGCTCGGCCTGGCGTACCGGGTGATCGACGTGGCCTCGGGCGACCTGGGCGCGTCGGCCGCGCGGAAGTACGACTGCGAGGCGTGGATCCCGACGCAGGGCAAGTACCGGGAGCTGACGTCGACGTCGGACTGCGGCGAGTTCCAGGCGCGGCGGCTGTCGGTGCGGATGCGCGACGGGCAGGGCCAGAAGAAGGCGGCCCGCCCGCTGGCGACGCTGAACGGGACGCTGTGCGCGGTGCCGCGGACGATCGTGGCCATCCTGGAGACGCACCAGCAGCCGGACGGCTCGGTGGTGGTGCCGGAGGTGCTGCGGCCGTACCTGGGCGGGCGCGATCTGCTGGAGCCGGTCGCGAAATGA
- a CDS encoding SCO family protein, with protein sequence MRTTRTTTACAAAALAAAAALTLTACGSDSGDDSAKPAVEISGGSSKPGVVLDTPKEKPDLVLTDTEGEEYDLVAETAGKPTLLFFGYTNCPDVCPTTMSDIAIAKQKLPRAEQDELQVVMVSTDPERDTPRRMGEWLDAQDKDFIGLTGDFAAVRDAARSVGVHLEKPVKEKDGSITVSHGAEVLAYSPKDDKAHVLYLAGVTADQYAKDMPKLVKGQNP encoded by the coding sequence ATGCGCACAACCCGTACGACCACCGCCTGCGCCGCCGCGGCCCTCGCCGCCGCCGCGGCCCTCACCCTCACCGCCTGCGGCTCCGACTCCGGTGACGACAGTGCCAAACCCGCCGTGGAGATCTCCGGCGGCAGCAGCAAACCCGGTGTCGTCCTCGACACCCCCAAGGAGAAACCGGACCTCGTCCTGACCGACACGGAGGGCGAGGAGTACGACCTCGTCGCCGAGACGGCCGGCAAGCCCACCCTCCTCTTCTTCGGCTACACCAACTGCCCCGACGTCTGCCCCACGACGATGAGCGACATCGCCATCGCCAAGCAGAAGCTGCCCCGCGCCGAGCAGGACGAGTTGCAGGTCGTCATGGTCAGCACCGACCCCGAGCGCGACACCCCGCGCCGGATGGGCGAGTGGCTCGACGCGCAGGACAAGGACTTCATCGGCCTGACCGGCGACTTCGCCGCGGTCAGGGACGCCGCGCGGAGCGTGGGCGTGCACCTGGAGAAGCCGGTGAAGGAGAAGGACGGCAGCATCACCGTCAGCCACGGCGCGGAGGTGCTGGCGTACTCGCCGAAGGACGACAAGGCGCACGTGCTGTATCTGGCCGGGGTGACGGCAGATCAGTACGCGAAGGACATGCCGAAGCTGGTGAAGGGGCAGAACCCGTGA
- a CDS encoding copper chaperone PCu(A)C: protein MRHRRQVSVVTAAALSLALGLGACSGDDSGTGTKGESGDGSGTGSGPGSGPGSGPRLRAEAGFVPQPVMKDLAAGYLTVRNDGAADDRLTAVSTDLADDVTMHTTEGERMRAVDGFDVPAGGELTLARGGDHLMLEKLDRKPEVGEKVSFVLHFAESEPIEVEVPVQPTTYRPAE, encoded by the coding sequence GTGAGGCACAGGCGACAGGTATCCGTAGTCACTGCTGCCGCCCTGTCCCTCGCCCTCGGCCTGGGCGCGTGTTCCGGTGACGACTCCGGTACGGGGACGAAGGGGGAGTCCGGCGACGGCTCCGGCACCGGCTCCGGACCGGGCTCCGGCCCCGGCTCCGGGCCCCGGCTGCGCGCCGAGGCCGGCTTCGTACCGCAGCCGGTGATGAAGGACCTCGCCGCCGGCTATCTGACCGTACGCAACGACGGCGCGGCCGACGACCGGCTCACCGCCGTCAGCACCGACCTCGCCGACGACGTCACCATGCACACCACCGAGGGCGAGCGGATGCGCGCCGTCGACGGCTTCGACGTGCCCGCGGGCGGCGAGCTGACCCTCGCCCGCGGCGGCGACCATCTGATGCTGGAGAAGCTGGACCGCAAACCGGAGGTTGGCGAGAAGGTGTCCTTCGTGCTGCACTTCGCCGAGTCCGAGCCGATCGAGGTCGAGGTGCCGGTGCAGCCGACGACGTACCGCCCCGCGGAGTGA
- a CDS encoding HAD family hydrolase has product MSGALPYRLIATDLDGTLLRSDETVSPRTRAAIDAACARGAAHIVVTGRAVAWTRHILDELGYEGLAVCGQGAQVYDAGAHRLLTSVTLDRRLAADAVAKLEAEVGKVAVAASADGLAGEVLFGPGFRAVAREDLPVRRVAERAELWAQPIGKLYIQHPELDDDALTAAARDTVGDLVEVVLAGADTVEVLPHGLSKATGLSLAARRLGVKGAETIAFGDMPNDIPMFRWAGHGVAMAGAHPELLAVADEVTGSNDEDGIATVLDRLFG; this is encoded by the coding sequence ATGAGCGGCGCGCTTCCGTACCGGCTCATCGCGACCGACCTCGACGGCACGCTGCTGCGCAGCGACGAGACGGTCTCGCCGCGCACGCGCGCGGCCATCGACGCGGCGTGCGCGCGGGGCGCGGCGCACATCGTCGTCACCGGCCGGGCCGTGGCCTGGACCCGGCACATACTGGACGAGCTGGGCTACGAGGGCCTGGCGGTCTGCGGCCAGGGCGCGCAGGTGTACGACGCGGGCGCGCACCGGCTGCTGACCTCCGTGACCCTCGACCGGCGCCTCGCCGCCGACGCGGTGGCGAAGCTGGAGGCCGAGGTCGGCAAGGTCGCGGTGGCCGCAAGCGCGGACGGGCTCGCGGGCGAGGTGCTCTTCGGCCCCGGCTTCCGCGCGGTGGCCCGGGAGGACCTGCCGGTCCGCCGGGTGGCGGAGCGCGCCGAGCTGTGGGCGCAGCCGATCGGCAAGCTCTACATCCAGCACCCGGAGCTGGACGACGACGCGCTGACGGCCGCCGCCCGCGACACGGTCGGCGACCTCGTCGAGGTCGTCCTGGCCGGCGCCGACACCGTCGAGGTGCTGCCCCACGGGCTGAGCAAGGCCACGGGCCTGTCGCTCGCGGCCCGCCGCCTGGGGGTCAAGGGCGCGGAGACGATCGCCTTCGGGGACATGCCCAACGACATACCGATGTTCCGGTGGGCCGGCCACGGGGTCGCGATGGCGGGGGCGCACCCGGAGCTGCTCGCGGTGGCGGACGAGGTGACGGGGTCGAACGACGAGGACGGCATCGCGACGGTGCTGGACCGGCTGTTCGGCTAG
- the efeB gene encoding iron uptake transporter deferrochelatase/peroxidase subunit codes for MSSTRSARTAPETETAEAPRHPVSRRRLVGAAGAAGAAGLLAGGASGAAAAEALRDAPPAPLTSIGATGVPFHGTHQAGITTPLQAAGHFAAFDLAPGAGRKEAAALLKRWSATARELSEGKEAAAGTGSALDAGPAALTVTFGFGRTFFDRTGLAARRPDGLAPLPPFSADALDARRSDGDVWLQIGADDALVAFDALRTLQRRAGDAAVLRWQMSGFNRTPGATDRPRTARNLMGQVDGTNNPKPEDPDFGKHVFVPASAGGGQEWLAGGSYAVFRRIRMLLDTWDHLSLERQERVIGRRKPDGAPLSGGEETTPVDMNKQLADGSLAIAGDAHVRVAAPESNGGATMLRRSFSYHDGYLDTKDGPVPDAGLLFVAWQADPLKGFVPVQRKLDRGDGLSRFLRHEASGLFAVPGGAAEGEYVGQRLLEG; via the coding sequence GTGAGTTCGACACGTTCCGCCCGTACCGCACCGGAGACAGAGACGGCCGAAGCCCCCCGGCACCCGGTCTCCCGCCGCCGCCTCGTCGGCGCGGCGGGGGCCGCCGGGGCGGCGGGGCTCCTCGCCGGCGGCGCCTCCGGCGCGGCCGCCGCCGAGGCGCTGCGGGACGCGCCCCCCGCGCCGCTGACGTCGATCGGCGCGACGGGGGTGCCGTTCCACGGCACGCACCAGGCGGGCATCACCACCCCGCTGCAGGCCGCGGGCCACTTCGCCGCCTTCGACCTGGCCCCGGGGGCAGGGCGGAAGGAGGCCGCGGCGCTGCTCAAGCGGTGGTCGGCGACGGCCCGCGAGCTGAGCGAGGGCAAGGAGGCGGCGGCCGGCACCGGCAGCGCGCTCGACGCCGGGCCGGCGGCGCTGACCGTGACGTTCGGCTTCGGGCGCACGTTCTTCGACCGCACGGGACTGGCCGCCCGGCGCCCCGACGGGCTCGCCCCGCTGCCGCCGTTCTCCGCCGACGCGCTGGACGCGCGGCGCAGCGACGGCGACGTGTGGCTGCAGATCGGCGCGGACGACGCCCTGGTGGCGTTCGACGCGCTGCGCACGCTCCAGCGCCGGGCGGGCGACGCGGCGGTGCTGCGCTGGCAGATGAGCGGCTTCAACCGCACCCCGGGGGCCACCGACAGGCCCCGTACGGCACGCAACCTGATGGGGCAGGTCGACGGCACCAACAACCCGAAGCCCGAGGACCCGGACTTCGGCAAGCACGTCTTCGTGCCCGCGTCCGCGGGCGGCGGGCAGGAGTGGCTGGCGGGCGGCTCGTACGCCGTGTTCCGCCGGATCCGGATGCTGCTCGACACCTGGGACCACCTGTCGCTGGAGCGGCAGGAGCGCGTGATCGGGCGCCGCAAGCCGGACGGTGCCCCGCTGTCGGGCGGGGAGGAGACGACGCCGGTGGACATGAACAAACAACTCGCGGACGGCTCCCTTGCCATCGCGGGGGACGCGCATGTACGGGTGGCGGCGCCGGAGTCGAACGGCGGGGCGACGATGCTGCGGCGCTCGTTCTCGTACCACGACGGCTATCTGGACACCAAGGACGGACCGGTGCCCGATGCCGGGCTGCTGTTCGTCGCCTGGCAGGCGGATCCGCTGAAGGGGTTCGTGCCGGTGCAACGCAAGCTGGACCGGGGCGACGGTCTCTCGCGCTTCCTGCGGCACGAGGCGAGCGGCCTGTTCGCGGTGCCGGGCGGGGCGGCGGAGGGCGAGTACGTGGGGCAGCGGCTGCTGGAGGGCTGA
- a CDS encoding YcnI family copper-binding membrane protein produces the protein MRRMSVSTAVAAGAVLFLAGPAAAHVSIDPGEAEQGGYATVNFKVPNERDDASTIKLEVTLPTDHPLTSVMPEPVPGWDVKVEQAKLDTPIESHGEKITEAVSKVTWSGGKVEPGTFQRFPVSMGALPEDADQLVFKAVQTYDNDEVVRWIEVPEEGAEEPESPAPVLALTPAEDGGHGGAGDSDDDAGNGDDAEPAAAEGEDTDDSAADDDGSSDTMARTLGIVGIALGAAGVAFGVQSRRRGAGGSGAGSSGAGGSSAAQ, from the coding sequence ATGCGGCGAATGTCCGTCAGCACGGCCGTCGCCGCCGGTGCCGTCCTGTTCCTCGCCGGGCCGGCCGCCGCGCACGTCAGCATCGACCCCGGCGAGGCGGAGCAGGGCGGGTACGCCACCGTCAACTTCAAGGTGCCCAACGAGCGCGACGACGCCTCCACGATCAAGCTGGAGGTCACCCTGCCGACCGACCACCCGCTGACGTCCGTCATGCCCGAGCCCGTGCCCGGCTGGGACGTGAAGGTGGAGCAGGCCAAGCTCGACACCCCGATCGAGTCGCACGGCGAGAAGATCACCGAGGCGGTCAGCAAGGTCACCTGGTCCGGCGGGAAGGTCGAGCCGGGGACGTTCCAGCGGTTCCCGGTCTCCATGGGCGCGCTGCCCGAGGACGCCGACCAGTTGGTGTTCAAGGCGGTCCAGACGTACGACAACGACGAGGTCGTCCGCTGGATCGAGGTCCCCGAGGAGGGTGCGGAGGAGCCGGAGAGCCCGGCGCCCGTGCTGGCCCTGACGCCCGCGGAGGACGGCGGCCACGGCGGTGCGGGTGACTCCGACGACGACGCCGGGAACGGCGACGACGCGGAACCCGCCGCCGCCGAGGGCGAGGACACCGACGACAGCGCCGCCGACGACGACGGCTCCTCCGACACCATGGCCCGCACGCTGGGCATCGTCGGCATCGCGCTCGGCGCCGCCGGCGTCGCGTTCGGCGTGCAGTCGCGGCGCCGCGGCGCGGGCGGCAGCGGCGCGGGCAGCAGCGGCGCGGGCGGCTCGTCCGCGGCGCAGTAG
- a CDS encoding copper resistance CopC/CopD family protein: MTPTGQLHRALRASIRRRSMHRRGAHRRRALGALCAAVAAVLCVLVPGATPAAAHAALTGTDPAEGSVVQEAPQAVTLDFSEGVQLADDAIRVLDPDGNDVTKGGAAHVDGNAKTATTALRPGLPDGTFTVVWKTVSADSHPISGAFTFSVGKPSKTTVAVSEAGEDNGSAKALYDTGRYVAYAGFVLLVGGAVFAGVCGGRNRVVRRVATGGWALLFAATVALLLLRGPYTGADFGLDSLRDVLETRPGTALLSRLLLLGAAAVVLAVLFGVYGRETAPGAKGARAEAKAKAGAGADDGEGAGTGTGPDAAESATEPAGPAAASAAQSAADGDDAARSRDLAIGLGLGGGVVAAGLAATWGMAEHASTGIQPWLAVPMTMLHLLAVAVWLGGLASLALSLRLGPRVPSYVIRRFSRLALTSVSVLAATGLYQAWRGLGSWGALTDTSYGQLLLVKLGLVAVLITAGWTSRRWTHRLAGSGLAARAEEAGEPAEAQLVHAGATADAGGTGRSGTAATASGGPSDGVTMPAQGSGAGSGSGSVPDDDASGDGPDAEDQAGSDAEPRAGDDPDRAAQLARQRAAVDATRARKERDSDPVRRGLRQSVLVETVLAVVLLSVVTLLTGTQPGRAETEQAAAESAQRQPAGPVKVKIPYDTGGQGGTGTAEITVDPGRTGDNQLHIYLTDANNQLLNVPEVRLSFTLEEKNVGPLDVTPTPVENGHWAATGVQLPMPGEWTLRMTVRTSPIDQVTEEKKLTIP, encoded by the coding sequence ATGACCCCAACCGGACAGCTCCACCGAGCCCTTCGCGCATCGATCCGCCGGCGGTCGATGCATCGCAGGGGCGCGCATCGCAGGCGTGCGCTCGGGGCGTTGTGCGCCGCCGTCGCCGCCGTGCTGTGCGTCCTCGTGCCCGGCGCCACCCCGGCCGCCGCGCACGCCGCGCTCACCGGCACCGACCCCGCCGAGGGCTCGGTCGTCCAGGAGGCGCCGCAGGCCGTCACGCTCGACTTCTCCGAGGGCGTCCAGTTGGCCGACGACGCCATCCGCGTCCTCGACCCCGACGGCAACGACGTCACCAAGGGCGGCGCCGCCCACGTCGACGGCAACGCCAAGACGGCGACGACCGCGCTGCGCCCCGGGCTGCCGGACGGCACGTTCACCGTCGTCTGGAAGACCGTGTCCGCCGACAGCCACCCGATCTCCGGCGCCTTCACGTTCTCCGTGGGCAAGCCGTCGAAGACGACGGTGGCGGTGTCAGAGGCGGGCGAGGACAACGGCAGCGCCAAGGCGCTGTACGACACCGGGCGCTACGTGGCGTACGCGGGCTTCGTGCTGCTCGTCGGCGGCGCCGTGTTCGCGGGCGTGTGCGGCGGGCGCAACCGGGTCGTGCGCCGGGTGGCGACCGGCGGCTGGGCGCTGCTGTTCGCGGCCACCGTGGCGCTGCTGCTGCTGCGCGGGCCGTACACGGGCGCGGACTTCGGGCTGGACTCGCTGCGCGACGTGCTGGAGACGCGGCCGGGCACGGCGCTGCTGTCGCGGCTGCTGCTGCTGGGCGCGGCGGCGGTGGTGCTGGCGGTGCTGTTCGGGGTGTACGGGCGGGAGACCGCGCCCGGCGCGAAGGGCGCGCGCGCGGAGGCGAAAGCGAAGGCGGGCGCGGGCGCGGATGATGGTGAGGGTGCCGGTACGGGTACGGGGCCGGACGCCGCAGAGTCGGCCACCGAGCCGGCCGGGCCCGCCGCCGCATCTGCCGCGCAGTCCGCCGCCGACGGGGACGACGCCGCGCGCAGCCGCGACCTGGCCATCGGCCTCGGGCTCGGCGGCGGCGTGGTCGCCGCCGGCCTCGCCGCGACGTGGGGCATGGCCGAGCATGCCTCGACCGGCATCCAGCCGTGGCTGGCCGTGCCGATGACGATGCTGCACCTGCTGGCCGTCGCCGTCTGGCTCGGCGGCCTCGCCTCGCTGGCGCTGAGCCTGCGCCTCGGGCCGCGGGTCCCGTCGTACGTCATACGCCGCTTCTCGCGGCTGGCGCTGACGTCGGTGTCCGTGCTCGCCGCGACCGGGCTGTACCAGGCGTGGCGCGGGCTGGGGAGCTGGGGCGCGCTGACGGACACGTCGTACGGGCAGTTGCTGCTGGTGAAGCTGGGGCTGGTCGCGGTGCTGATCACCGCGGGCTGGACATCGCGGCGCTGGACGCACCGGCTGGCCGGTTCCGGGCTCGCGGCGCGCGCGGAGGAGGCGGGCGAGCCGGCGGAGGCGCAGCTCGTGCACGCCGGCGCCACCGCGGACGCGGGCGGTACCGGCAGGTCCGGCACGGCGGCGACCGCCTCCGGCGGCCCTTCGGACGGCGTCACGATGCCGGCGCAGGGCTCCGGCGCGGGTTCCGGCTCCGGCTCCGTACCGGATGACGACGCCTCCGGCGACGGGCCGGACGCGGAGGACCAGGCCGGCAGCGACGCCGAGCCGCGCGCAGGCGACGACCCCGACCGTGCCGCGCAGCTCGCCCGCCAGCGGGCCGCCGTCGACGCGACCCGCGCGCGCAAGGAGCGCGACTCCGACCCCGTGCGCCGGGGCCTGCGCCAGTCGGTCCTGGTCGAGACCGTTCTCGCCGTCGTACTGCTCTCCGTCGTGACGCTCCTGACGGGCACCCAGCCCGGCAGGGCCGAGACCGAGCAGGCGGCGGCCGAGTCGGCGCAGCGGCAGCCGGCCGGGCCGGTCAAGGTGAAGATCCCGTACGACACGGGCGGGCAGGGCGGCACCGGGACCGCGGAGATCACCGTGGACCCGGGCCGTACCGGCGACAACCAACTGCACATCTACCTCACGGACGCCAACAACCAGCTCCTCAACGTCCCCGAGGTACGGCTCTCCTTCACCCTGGAGGAGAAGAACGTCGGCCCGCTCGACGTCACGCCCACCCCCGTCGAGAACGGGCACTGGGCCGCCACCGGCGTGCAGCTCCCGATGCCCGGGGAGTGGACCCTCCGGATGACCGTGCGCACCTCGCCCATCGACCAGGTGACAGAAGAGAAGAAGTTGACGATCCCGTGA
- the pheA gene encoding prephenate dehydratase, which produces MSASRFTYLGPEGTFTEAALRTLPEAATRELVPMVSVPAVLDSVRSGGAAGALVPIENSVEGGVTATLDELALGEPLMIYREVLLPIAFALLVRPGTKLADIKTVTGHPVAQPQVRRWLAGHLPDAVWESSASNADGARQVQEGRVDGAFAGEFAASVYGLEPLVSDIHDAENAETRFVLVGRPARPAAPTGADKTSVVIWLGDDHPGALMELLQEYAVRGVNLLRIESRPTGEGIGRYCFSVDCEGHITDRRVGEAMMGLKRICPRVRFLGSYPRAGLSPADVQPLRAGTSDTAFVDASDWLTRCLDGRA; this is translated from the coding sequence ATGTCCGCCAGCCGCTTCACCTATCTCGGCCCCGAGGGCACCTTCACCGAGGCCGCGCTGCGGACCCTCCCGGAGGCGGCGACGCGCGAGCTGGTGCCGATGGTCTCGGTGCCGGCGGTGCTGGACTCGGTGCGCAGCGGGGGCGCCGCGGGGGCGCTGGTGCCGATCGAGAACTCCGTGGAGGGCGGCGTGACCGCCACGCTCGACGAGTTGGCGCTCGGCGAGCCGCTGATGATCTACCGCGAGGTGCTGCTGCCGATCGCGTTCGCGCTGCTGGTGCGGCCGGGGACGAAGCTGGCGGACATCAAGACGGTCACCGGGCACCCGGTGGCGCAGCCACAGGTGCGGCGCTGGCTGGCGGGGCATCTGCCGGACGCGGTGTGGGAGTCGTCGGCGTCGAACGCGGACGGCGCGCGGCAGGTGCAGGAGGGCCGGGTGGACGGGGCGTTCGCCGGCGAGTTCGCGGCGTCGGTGTACGGGCTGGAGCCGCTCGTCTCGGACATCCACGACGCGGAGAACGCGGAGACCCGGTTCGTCCTCGTCGGCCGCCCGGCGCGGCCGGCGGCGCCGACGGGCGCGGACAAGACGTCGGTCGTGATCTGGCTCGGCGACGACCACCCGGGCGCGCTGATGGAGCTGCTCCAGGAGTACGCGGTGCGCGGCGTCAACCTGCTGCGCATCGAGTCGCGGCCGACGGGCGAGGGCATCGGGCGGTACTGCTTCTCGGTGGACTGCGAGGGGCACATCACCGACCGCCGGGTGGGCGAGGCGATGATGGGGCTGAAGCGGATCTGCCCGCGGGTGCGGTTCCTCGGTTCGTACCCGCGCGCAGGGCTGTCGCCGGCGGATGTGCAGCCACTGCGGGCGGGGACGTCGGACACGGCCTTCGTGGATGCCTCCGACTGGCTGACGCGGTGTCTGGACGGCCGGGCCTGA